From the genome of Triticum aestivum cultivar Chinese Spring chromosome 3B, IWGSC CS RefSeq v2.1, whole genome shotgun sequence, one region includes:
- the LOC123072231 gene encoding uncharacterized protein isoform X2, with translation MQGEARLPPACVSKVLDDEDLLSEIIVRVGFPTSLVRAAAVCRRWLSHASDGAFLRRFRELHPPRLLGFYIAERDYPASERFFPMLHLPPELAAVVRRASFRPDAYDGAHAHVVGCSNGSVLTHRASFCLDTFKLVFARHRPLCYERGMRMTILPGLKLRTSPGSIYNWTQLFSKQEEDGWSYFYLTVKDIMDAPGVLLYVYMLQNGDDVWRLHLTLASDLHAWKSPKGVLFDNKIYLAADDAILILDLTASILSTIQLPQGVSFDLSGTTMLSRADDGSVLYLIHIKELQLQIWLHNGGNWLLVDTVCLSEMCANFLEDEPTADIRINHVGDYNEFVFLEMGRCVLYLDVKNRTLRKVYKMTADEYYLGDIYPFMMSWPPIFPTLSPARNAT, from the exons ATGCAAGGCGAGGCGCGGCTACCGCCGGCGTGTGTATCCAAGGTGCTCGACGACGAAGACCTCCTGTCGGAGATCATCGTCCGCGTCGGCTTCCCCACCAGCCTCGTCCGTGCCGCCGCCGTCTGCAGGCGCTGGCTCAGCCACGCCTCCGACGGCGCCTTCCTCCGCCGTTTCCGCGAGCTCCACCCGCCCAGACTCCTCGGCTTCTACATCGCAGAAAGGGACTATCCGGCCTCCGAACGCTTCTTCCCCATGCTGCACCTGCccccggagctcgccgccgtcgtccgCCGCGCAAGCTTCAGGCCGGACGCCTACGACGGCGCGCATGCCCATGTGGTGGGCTGCTCCAACGGCAGCGTCCTCACCCACCGCGCAAGCTTCTGCCTGGACACCTTCAAGCTTGTATTTGCAAGGCACAGGCCGCTGTGCTATGAGAGAGGTATGCGTATGACCATCCTCCCAGGATTAAAACTCAGAACCTCACCAGGCAGTATCTACAATTGGACACAACTCTTCTCCAAACAAGAAGAGGATGGGTGGTCCTACTTTTATCTCACCGTGAAGGATATCATGGATGCACCTGGGGTGCTTCTGTATGTGTATATGTTGCAAAATGGTGATGATGTCTGGCGCCTGCATCTCACCTTGGCCTCAGACCTGCATGCATGGAAAAGTCCCAAAGGCGTGCTCTTTGACAACAAAATCTATCTGGCGGCCGACGATGCAATTCTTATCCTGGATTTGACAGCCTCAATCTTATCGACAATTCAGCTCCCACAAGGGGTGAGTTTTGACCTGAGTGGAACCACCATGTTGTCGCGGGCCGATGACGGTTCTGTTTTATATCTCATCCATATCAAGGAGCTTCAACTTCAAATCTGGCTCCATAACGGGGGCAACTGGTTGCTGGTGGACACTGTTTGCTTGAGTGAAATGTGTGCTAATTTTCTCGAGGATGAACCTACTGCTGACATCCGGATAAACCATGTGGGGGACTATAATGAGTTTGTATTCTTGGAGATGGGTCGATGTGTGCTCTACTTGGATGTCAAGAACAGGACGCTGCGTAAAGTATACAAGATGACAGCAGATGAGTATTATTTGGGTGATATCTATCCTTTTATGATGAGCTGGCCTCCCATTTTCCCTACTCTCAGTCCTGCAAG GAATGCCACTTGA
- the LOC123072231 gene encoding uncharacterized protein isoform X1, with protein sequence MQGEARLPPACVSKVLDDEDLLSEIIVRVGFPTSLVRAAAVCRRWLSHASDGAFLRRFRELHPPRLLGFYIAERDYPASERFFPMLHLPPELAAVVRRASFRPDAYDGAHAHVVGCSNGSVLTHRASFCLDTFKLVFARHRPLCYERGMRMTILPGLKLRTSPGSIYNWTQLFSKQEEDGWSYFYLTVKDIMDAPGVLLYVYMLQNGDDVWRLHLTLASDLHAWKSPKGVLFDNKIYLAADDAILILDLTASILSTIQLPQGVSFDLSGTTMLSRADDGSVLYLIHIKELQLQIWLHNGGNWLLVDTVCLSEMCANFLEDEPTADIRINHVGDYNEFVFLEMGRCVLYLDVKNRTLRKVYKMTADEYYLGDIYPFMMSWPPIFPTLSPARFQKSIFMNLVFPL encoded by the exons ATGCAAGGCGAGGCGCGGCTACCGCCGGCGTGTGTATCCAAGGTGCTCGACGACGAAGACCTCCTGTCGGAGATCATCGTCCGCGTCGGCTTCCCCACCAGCCTCGTCCGTGCCGCCGCCGTCTGCAGGCGCTGGCTCAGCCACGCCTCCGACGGCGCCTTCCTCCGCCGTTTCCGCGAGCTCCACCCGCCCAGACTCCTCGGCTTCTACATCGCAGAAAGGGACTATCCGGCCTCCGAACGCTTCTTCCCCATGCTGCACCTGCccccggagctcgccgccgtcgtccgCCGCGCAAGCTTCAGGCCGGACGCCTACGACGGCGCGCATGCCCATGTGGTGGGCTGCTCCAACGGCAGCGTCCTCACCCACCGCGCAAGCTTCTGCCTGGACACCTTCAAGCTTGTATTTGCAAGGCACAGGCCGCTGTGCTATGAGAGAGGTATGCGTATGACCATCCTCCCAGGATTAAAACTCAGAACCTCACCAGGCAGTATCTACAATTGGACACAACTCTTCTCCAAACAAGAAGAGGATGGGTGGTCCTACTTTTATCTCACCGTGAAGGATATCATGGATGCACCTGGGGTGCTTCTGTATGTGTATATGTTGCAAAATGGTGATGATGTCTGGCGCCTGCATCTCACCTTGGCCTCAGACCTGCATGCATGGAAAAGTCCCAAAGGCGTGCTCTTTGACAACAAAATCTATCTGGCGGCCGACGATGCAATTCTTATCCTGGATTTGACAGCCTCAATCTTATCGACAATTCAGCTCCCACAAGGGGTGAGTTTTGACCTGAGTGGAACCACCATGTTGTCGCGGGCCGATGACGGTTCTGTTTTATATCTCATCCATATCAAGGAGCTTCAACTTCAAATCTGGCTCCATAACGGGGGCAACTGGTTGCTGGTGGACACTGTTTGCTTGAGTGAAATGTGTGCTAATTTTCTCGAGGATGAACCTACTGCTGACATCCGGATAAACCATGTGGGGGACTATAATGAGTTTGTATTCTTGGAGATGGGTCGATGTGTGCTCTACTTGGATGTCAAGAACAGGACGCTGCGTAAAGTATACAAGATGACAGCAGATGAGTATTATTTGGGTGATATCTATCCTTTTATGATGAGCTGGCCTCCCATTTTCCCTACTCTCAGTCCTGCAAG GTTCCAGAAGTCAATCTTCATGAACTTGGTCTTCCCTTTATAG